One genomic region from Candidatus Poribacteria bacterium encodes:
- a CDS encoding IS982 family transposase produces MELQSTLEAYALQLKNVPCTLIAVAGVVRQVMKLLYETHFRDAEDHRPGRNPDCPDSDILAIGWLLESIGAARESSGYRRLKSQLRTVFPCLPERSRFNRGRRNLWGASEVIRRTLTQVLPKSDVFIVDSFPMPICDVKRATASKSDLKWADGSGTLATYGHAATKSLGTFFGFRGHLITTRDGVPVDFAIASAHIDDREVLRVMAENRGYPIVLGDKGYVSKALQQELLETENTCLLATLRRNQKQQYPEDFSKCHVKMRRRIETTMSQLTEQFGVSRVRARTHWDFKPAWVSIRSVPV; encoded by the coding sequence ATGGAGTTACAGTCTACTTTAGAAGCCTATGCGTTGCAACTGAAAAATGTGCCCTGCACGCTCATAGCCGTCGCAGGCGTGGTGCGGCAGGTCATGAAACTCCTTTATGAGACGCATTTTCGAGATGCCGAGGATCATAGACCCGGTCGCAACCCCGACTGCCCCGACAGCGACATCCTCGCCATCGGGTGGCTCTTGGAATCCATCGGAGCAGCGCGTGAAAGTTCGGGGTATCGACGTTTGAAATCTCAACTCCGCACGGTTTTCCCGTGTTTACCTGAACGCTCGCGTTTCAATAGGGGGAGACGCAATCTCTGGGGTGCCTCTGAAGTCATCCGTCGGACTTTGACGCAGGTCTTACCCAAGTCGGATGTCTTTATCGTGGATTCTTTTCCGATGCCCATCTGCGATGTGAAACGTGCCACAGCGTCAAAGTCCGACCTGAAGTGGGCAGACGGTTCGGGAACACTTGCCACTTATGGACATGCTGCCACGAAAAGTCTCGGAACGTTCTTTGGATTTCGGGGACATCTGATAACCACCCGGGACGGCGTGCCTGTTGACTTCGCCATCGCTTCTGCACATATAGACGACCGAGAAGTCCTGCGCGTGATGGCTGAAAACCGTGGGTACCCCATCGTTCTCGGGGATAAAGGTTATGTCTCTAAGGCACTTCAGCAAGAGTTGCTTGAAACTGAAAATACCTGTTTGCTGGCGACGCTGCGCCGGAATCAGAAGCAGCAGTATCCAGAAGACTTTAGCAAATGCCACGTCAAAATGCGGAGACGCATTGAGACGACGATGAGTCAACTCACAGAGCAGTTCGGGGTTTCTCGCGTGCGTGCGCGAACGCATTGGGACTTCAAACCCGCATGGGTTTCCATAAGATCGGTGCCTGTCTGA
- a CDS encoding transposase, whose translation MDKRLTKSQPLHSQSIQEVRSRYFKNWQGFRVLRRNGDKTARPPYKKKRFQTTTWKKSAIRFKEGLFGKQVVLSNGRRGKPLVVDLPKRFDIKNIPAIINLVYNRGQYELHFVYKTDKAVKTEAKGIVGVDIGEIHPMVSHDGMVTEIFNGRYIRSLYRLRNKVIASMDKKIDRCERHSNRWWHLVKHKWKHIRTIDNQIMDGLHKHTTKFVKLCESRGIGTIVLGDLTGIRNNIKARKKERQKLHQWAFGKITQMITYKAKALGIKVELINEAYTSQTCLNCGKRNKPQKRSYKCKCGFEHHRDGVGATNIRQKYLGCFGTPVAATMASPVGIRLECRRCSA comes from the coding sequence ATGGATAAAAGATTAACAAAGTCACAGCCTTTGCATTCACAGAGTATTCAGGAGGTGCGTTCGCGGTATTTCAAGAATTGGCAAGGTTTTCGTGTATTGCGTCGTAATGGTGATAAGACTGCGAGGCCTCCGTATAAAAAGAAACGTTTTCAAACAACCACTTGGAAGAAGTCAGCGATACGTTTCAAAGAGGGTTTGTTTGGTAAGCAGGTTGTTCTATCTAATGGCAGGCGTGGTAAGCCTTTGGTGGTGGATTTGCCAAAGCGGTTTGATATAAAGAATATTCCTGCTATCATCAATCTTGTGTATAATAGGGGTCAGTATGAATTGCATTTTGTTTACAAAACTGATAAAGCTGTAAAAACAGAAGCGAAGGGTATTGTTGGCGTTGACATTGGCGAAATACACCCTATGGTAAGTCATGATGGCATGGTTACTGAAATCTTTAATGGACGGTATATTAGAAGTTTATACCGGTTGAGGAATAAGGTGATTGCGTCTATGGACAAGAAGATAGATAGGTGTGAGCGTCATAGCAACCGCTGGTGGCACTTAGTAAAACACAAATGGAAACACATCAGAACAATTGACAATCAAATCATGGACGGCTTGCATAAACACACTACAAAGTTTGTGAAGTTGTGTGAGTCACGGGGTATTGGTACGATTGTTCTTGGTGATTTGACGGGTATACGCAATAATATCAAGGCGAGGAAAAAAGAACGTCAAAAGTTGCATCAGTGGGCTTTTGGCAAAATTACGCAAATGATTACCTACAAAGCAAAGGCTTTAGGTATCAAGGTGGAATTAATTAATGAGGCGTATACTTCGCAGACTTGCTTGAATTGCGGCAAGAGGAACAAACCACAAAAGCGTTCTTACAAGTGCAAATGTGGATTTGAACATCATCGCGATGGCGTTGGTGCGACTAATATAAGACAAAAGTATCTTGGGTGTTTCGGCACCCCAGTAGCGGCGACTATGGCATCGCCCGTTGGTATTCGCTTAGAATGCCGACGTTGCTCCGCCTGA
- a CDS encoding sulfatase-like hydrolase/transferase translates to MNIVFLFSDEHAGSIMGNSGHPVVQTPHLDRLAEQSYTFDNAYCNYPICTPSRLSMLTGRYPHQIEAWDLGAIADRQYQTWGDYLARADYETVLCGRTHFNGTDRLLGFSHRLLDDLHRWRHTTGRPPRRTPDARRGSNSHVAECGPGDHEHTRYDRNVTDLAVDFLQEKAASPDNNPFLLYCGFMHPHFPLIAPPEFYALYDPDTLELPETWNEALESQHPIIRHHRWSWRNDIPPPEAVVRCALASYYALVSCLDAHIGRILEAIDTSPLRENTLVLYTSDHGEMAGHHGIWQKQCFYEPAVRVPLMVRLPSGENGRVAQNVSLVDVLPTLLEVAGLETPSDLPGDSLLRIARNQPNETTRTVFSEYHHMGMLNAGFMLKRGNYKLCHYVGSEPQLFNIDTDPRENNNLAAKPEYAARRSELETALRAILDPEREDARAKENQRVRRLNSRNS, encoded by the coding sequence ATGAATATCGTTTTTCTATTCTCAGACGAACACGCCGGTAGTATCATGGGAAACAGCGGACATCCCGTTGTCCAGACCCCGCATCTCGACCGCCTCGCTGAACAGAGTTACACATTCGATAACGCTTATTGCAATTATCCAATCTGTACACCCTCACGCTTGTCCATGCTTACAGGACGCTACCCACATCAGATTGAAGCCTGGGATTTGGGTGCAATCGCCGATCGACAGTACCAGACGTGGGGAGATTATTTGGCGAGGGCAGATTATGAGACCGTGCTATGTGGACGGACGCATTTCAACGGAACAGATCGGTTGCTCGGTTTCTCCCATCGCTTGCTGGATGACCTACATCGATGGCGGCACACAACCGGTCGTCCACCACGGCGCACGCCGGATGCCCGTCGAGGCTCTAACTCACACGTCGCCGAATGTGGACCGGGAGATCACGAACACACGAGATACGACAGAAACGTCACAGACTTAGCAGTGGATTTCCTTCAAGAAAAAGCTGCATCTCCTGACAATAACCCTTTCCTACTTTACTGCGGGTTCATGCACCCACACTTTCCATTGATTGCACCACCGGAATTCTACGCACTATACGACCCAGACACACTGGAATTACCTGAGACATGGAACGAAGCACTTGAATCCCAACACCCCATCATCCGACACCACCGTTGGTCGTGGCGGAACGACATCCCACCCCCTGAAGCCGTTGTCCGTTGCGCGTTAGCCTCCTACTATGCCCTTGTCTCGTGTCTCGATGCGCACATCGGACGGATACTTGAGGCGATTGATACGTCGCCACTACGCGAAAATACACTCGTCCTCTATACGAGTGACCATGGCGAGATGGCAGGGCACCACGGCATCTGGCAGAAGCAGTGTTTCTACGAACCTGCAGTGAGGGTGCCATTAATGGTGCGCCTACCTTCAGGTGAGAACGGTCGTGTGGCACAAAACGTCTCTCTGGTAGATGTTTTGCCCACCCTGTTGGAAGTCGCCGGTCTGGAAACACCGTCTGATTTACCGGGGGATAGCCTGCTGCGGATAGCCCGAAACCAACCAAACGAAACGACGCGCACTGTCTTTTCTGAATACCATCACATGGGTATGCTTAACGCAGGTTTTATGCTCAAGCGCGGGAATTACAAATTGTGTCACTACGTCGGGAGCGAACCGCAGCTGTTTAACATAGACACTGACCCACGGGAGAACAACAATTTAGCAGCAAAACCTGAATATGCAGCAAGACGTAGCGAACTGGAAACCGCCTTGCGCGCGATTCTCGATCCAGAACGAGAAGATGCACGCGCAAAAGAAAACCAAAGGGTGCGTAGATTGAATAGTAGGAACAGTTAA
- a CDS encoding type II toxin-antitoxin system HicA family toxin — protein sequence MKVRLLIKLIQDDGWYLVRTRGSHRQFKHPTKKGTVTVAGKLSADVRPGTLNSVLRQAGLRW from the coding sequence ATGAAGGTTCGATTGCTCATAAAACTGATTCAAGACGATGGTTGGTATCTCGTCCGGACGCGAGGTAGCCATCGACAATTTAAACATCCAACAAAAAAGGGCACCGTGACAGTTGCCGGAAAATTGAGTGCGGATGTCCGTCCGGGCACACTCAACAGTGTTCTAAGGCAAGCTGGACTCAGATGGTGA
- a CDS encoding type II toxin-antitoxin system HicB family antitoxin, whose translation MEYVVIFEEGENGCSAYVPDLPGCIAAGDTIETVRTLVAEAIAFHIEGLREDGDVVPLPSSSSPIPIDPGMLVELRI comes from the coding sequence ATGGAATACGTTGTTATTTTTGAAGAAGGAGAAAATGGTTGCAGTGCTTATGTCCCCGATCTTCCTGGGTGCATTGCGGCAGGTGATACAATAGAGACAGTGCGGACATTGGTCGCTGAAGCCATTGCGTTTCATATTGAAGGTCTGCGCGAAGATGGAGACGTTGTTCCATTGCCGTCGTCAAGTTCACCCATTCCAATAGATCCGGGCATGTTGGTGGAACTTAGAATCTGA
- a CDS encoding glycoside hydrolase family 32 protein, with translation MRTYDDFLMESYQFREKMVADKFRPKYHFLPPYGRWNDINGAIFFNGRYHIGYLQKIRNGPDERDFSSWQHISSRDLLHWTYHTAYLDEPLEGKKGDYFNSGDIMEGMEIPTIITNMPRRGICIYQCHDANLSHWTPLAENPVIPIDTDEFPECVIFDPSGWKEGDIYYALIGNKNHRPGYEGDSTSLFKSEDLKQWNYVGPFYKSSRRWTAAVEDCACSDFFRFGEKYMLLMHTHFPFNKCQYYIGHYENETFYPEANGQLSHLGSMLAGPETLIDDKGRRIFWGWIADAHDADRHGWQSIMTLPWHLKPTSDNHLNIEPVPELQSLRYNPFQTEDIFLEAKQEITVEGLASDCMELKLTIEPRSAQRFGLKLFCSPDLEEETVIRYDVGQQAFVVDFEKASNDWTLSYRCGREVLKPGRFKQTVPYALGDDQVLELDIFVDRSVIEMFVNTEMCIVQRVYPTRPDSKQVRLFCEDGRIAVRNIVKWEMDATNPW, from the coding sequence ATGCGTACGTATGACGATTTTTTAATGGAGTCGTATCAATTTAGGGAAAAGATGGTCGCCGATAAATTTCGCCCGAAATATCACTTCTTACCACCTTATGGCCGTTGGAATGACATCAACGGTGCGATCTTCTTCAACGGTAGGTATCATATTGGCTACCTCCAAAAGATAAGAAACGGGCCCGATGAGAGAGACTTTTCGAGTTGGCAACACATTTCGAGTCGAGATCTACTACATTGGACCTATCACACAGCATATCTTGATGAACCGCTTGAAGGGAAAAAGGGCGATTATTTCAACAGCGGCGACATTATGGAAGGAATGGAAATTCCGACGATCATTACCAATATGCCGAGAAGGGGAATCTGTATCTACCAATGTCACGATGCCAATCTCTCACACTGGACCCCGTTGGCAGAAAACCCAGTAATTCCAATCGATACCGACGAATTCCCCGAATGCGTGATTTTCGATCCGAGTGGCTGGAAAGAAGGGGATATCTATTACGCCTTAATCGGCAATAAAAACCATCGCCCCGGGTATGAAGGCGATTCGACGAGCCTGTTTAAGTCGGAAGATCTCAAGCAATGGAACTACGTTGGCCCCTTCTATAAATCCTCGCGTAGATGGACAGCAGCGGTTGAAGATTGCGCATGCTCCGACTTCTTCCGCTTTGGGGAGAAATACATGCTCCTGATGCACACACACTTTCCGTTCAATAAGTGCCAATATTATATTGGACACTATGAAAACGAGACCTTCTACCCAGAAGCTAACGGACAACTCAGCCATCTCGGCAGTATGCTCGCGGGTCCCGAAACCCTGATTGACGATAAAGGGAGACGCATCTTTTGGGGGTGGATCGCCGATGCCCACGATGCAGATAGACACGGTTGGCAGAGCATCATGACGCTTCCTTGGCATCTAAAGCCGACTTCGGACAACCACTTAAACATTGAACCGGTTCCAGAATTACAGTCCTTGAGATACAACCCATTTCAAACTGAAGATATATTTTTAGAGGCAAAGCAGGAGATCACCGTTGAAGGGCTTGCTTCGGACTGTATGGAACTGAAACTGACGATAGAGCCACGTTCTGCGCAACGCTTTGGGTTAAAATTGTTCTGTTCGCCAGATCTTGAGGAGGAAACGGTGATTCGCTACGATGTGGGACAGCAAGCCTTTGTTGTCGATTTTGAAAAAGCAAGTAACGACTGGACCCTCTCATACCGTTGTGGACGGGAAGTGTTGAAACCCGGAAGGTTCAAGCAAACAGTGCCTTATGCATTGGGAGACGACCAAGTACTTGAACTCGATATCTTTGTTGACAGGTCGGTAATTGAAATGTTCGTCAACACCGAGATGTGCATTGTTCAACGGGTTTATCCGACGCGCCCCGACAGCAAACAGGTGAGATTGTTTTGCGAAGATGGGCGAATTGCGGTCAGAAATATCGTTAAATGGGAGATGGACGCAACCAACCCTTGGTGA
- a CDS encoding VOC family protein codes for MSRYLEHANMSVNDLEKAIDFLTTAFPDFRVRGGGDNANGTKWCHLGTDDFYIALSDRKHPFTGDRKGTYVNHLGFAVDDAEGIRERMLAAGYKEGYKVEPHPYRKRIYFMDADGFEWEFVEYFTDDPAKRNDYSQ; via the coding sequence ATGAGCCGTTATCTTGAACATGCGAACATGAGCGTGAACGACCTTGAAAAAGCGATCGATTTTCTAACAACCGCCTTTCCAGATTTTCGAGTCAGGGGCGGTGGTGATAATGCAAACGGGACGAAATGGTGTCATCTTGGGACTGACGATTTTTACATTGCATTGTCAGACCGCAAGCATCCGTTCACAGGAGACCGGAAAGGGACTTATGTGAACCATCTCGGTTTTGCTGTTGATGACGCTGAAGGTATCAGGGAACGTATGCTGGCTGCCGGATATAAAGAAGGTTATAAAGTCGAACCACATCCCTACCGAAAGCGAATCTATTTCATGGATGCGGATGGTTTTGAATGGGAGTTCGTTGAATACTTCACGGATGATCCAGCGAAACGGAACGATTATTCACAATAA